The following is a genomic window from Hyperolius riggenbachi isolate aHypRig1 chromosome 4, aHypRig1.pri, whole genome shotgun sequence.
ctgaaattccagaagtgaaccggaggcggggccgaagcatcggtgagtggctgcgcgggcacaggatgtctgcgggggaccattagaagccccgggtaagttcagctcattttcctctgacccccccccccaccctacagtatccctttaaggcctcactaCAGGCAACATATTATAAAAACTCATTCCTACCACCCCAGAAGGAGCTGTtatacttagggctggtgcacaccaagagcacttctgagcacttttttttttttaaacgtttccgctttgaaaagcacttggctaatatatttgaatgggatggtgcacaccagagcaatgtgctttttttttttcaaacacaaattgcgggtcctgcagcatttttgctaatttctgaggcgattcagcctcaatgttaagtataggaaagtggaaattcgctctgaaaagtgctagatcagagagattttctaagcgtttttgttacagaagctgttcagctccagctctactgtaacaaaaaataaaaaacgctacaccgctccaaaaattgctaggcatgattagaaaatccctcggcgcatacctagaatcgcctaggaaaatcacttcaaaaagcgctaagcGTTTGTGATTATGCTCGCGGTTttgggtgtgcactggcccttaatcTGACAGTCAGCTTATAAACCTACTAGATGAAACTCTGCTGAGGCGCCCAATAACGaccaccagtaatgtaacatgtGTACGGAAACTTTTGACCACTCTCGGGTACTCGCCTAGCAACCTGACCTGGCGGATCACTTTGACTGAGCTACAggggagagcattgttctccccacttacctGACTCCCGTGTGAGGCCCTACCCCCCACCAACACCGACCTGCATAACAACAGAACATGTCACTAGCCTCCTGGCTATTGATACATGTTATCCTCAATCCTGCAATGTAGCCCAGGGGATCGGTTTCCAATCTCCGCCGGGCGACATTCCTCATAGGTGTGTACTTGCCCTTAaagggagagggatatagaggctgtcatatttatttccttttaagcaatgcaaagcaattacctggctgtcctgctgatcatctgcctctaatacttttagccacagcccctgaacaagcatgcagatcggtgctctgactgaagcctgagttgattagctgcatgctttcaggtgtgtgattgacaCTGTTGCAGTcagagattagcagggctgccaggcaactggtattgtttaaaaggaaataaatatggcagcctcgcttTAGGTTTCTTGTAATGAGACAATGTGGCCTGTAGTGTTTTGGGCCGTCAATGAACTTCGACAGCAGAGCATTatgctctgtgctctttctcaccCCCCTGTGGACTGCTGGGTGATCATTTTTAGAATGAGTAGGCCACCTTCTGGACAGAGGAAGGAaactcagcagtcacatgacaggtTGTCACTTATTAATTTTTTTCAACAATACAGCCGATGAGCAAATTGTTTCTTATAGGGGTCTGAGAAACCCAGAAATCTTGAATTAATAGTATAATAAATTCAAGTGATATCCAGTGGTGTTACTGTTGGGAAACTAACGCCAACATAATAATCCTATGCAGATAGTGTTCTGGTTGAGATTCCAACCTGCGATTCTTGTGCTGTATGGAGGGAGTCCTTCTGGCTGCTTAGCCACTGTGCTGCTCATGCCTGTTCCCTCACACATACATCTCCTAGAACAGAACTGGTCAATTAGTCTTTATGTGCCTGTTGTCCAGAGCTGCCATACACAGCATGACATATCTCGGTTATTATATGTATATGGAAGGGCTGAGTATGGAAATCTATGCAAATCTGTGCCTTTCCATGAATATGTAGCTGGATTGCTCTTAGGCCCTTTGTACAGCTTTGGGTGGCATCCAGCTTGGTTTGGCTTGTTTATCTTGCGGATTGCCATGCCTGACTTGCTTGTTTGTTGCAATGTTTATTCCGAGTGTATAAGTACAATTTCTGTGGTTATTTCCTTAATGTTTCTTGGAATCCTTACTGATTGGAAAGAGGGAGCTGCAATCCATCATCTCATAAACTGCTTATAAACCAGCAGTAACAAGAAGCAGGGCCTGTAATGGATGACTTCCCTATGGAGATTACAGTAATGTCATTTACTCTGACAGCAGAGGCCGAGCTGCTGCCAGACACAGCGTGTCATTGCCAGTAATGGGCCGCTAATGGTCAGTGTTACAGGAGCAGAAACCACAAGCGATTAGGCCCAGACACGGCCAATTTCAGCTGCCAATCAAGGCTACTCCAGTAATGGCTGTTTCCCTTTGTGTGGCTTAGTTAATAATTTATCCCTGTAAGTAGTGGGGATATGAGACTTGTGTGACCTGGTTAGATACTACAGCTGCATGGCCACAATTCAATAACTGGTACCACGGAAGAGTTCTTTGTGatcttttaagcctcatctacactatacaattttccatcagatcgacggatctattagatagatctaataagaaatcgcatcgtgtgtagatgtccaaattgcttcagatcaattttgtgatagattttgctttgataagtacccaaaatctactgCAAAATCTAACGTaatccgattggaccggttgTAAATTATCTAATAGGTCCGTCTaatacaggcatgggcaaacttggccctccagctgttgaggaactacaagtcccacaatgcattgcaggagtcagacagccacagtcattaatcataaaggcaaatgcattgtgggatttgtagttccttaacagctggagggccaagtttgcccatgcctggaatagatccgatctgatggaaagttgtaccgtgtagatgaggctttagagtgAAGGTTCCGTTTTTAAGAAGGATGGTGCTGGTCCTCAGCCACACTTCCTGTTACCATCAGAGATTTACAATGTGACTCATACTTCAGGTCAGATGTTCTGAACAAATAAAACAGCCATCAACTCTTAAAGAGACACGAGGTGACAGGGATATGAGGgctatcatatttatttccttcctttttaaacaataccagttgcccggcatcctgctggcctttcatgcatcagtagtgtgagtcgctcacctgaaacaagcagctactcttgtcagatttgtgtcaaacacctgacctgctgcatgcttgttcaggggctgtggctaaaagtattagaggcagatggtcagcagatcagccaggcaatgtgcaccatttagcaggaaataaatatgtataaatatgtatacccctctcacctcgggttccttttaaagtggatccgagatgaaaaacgaactactgtataacaagtaacttgtctatcttatctaaagtttagatagtttacacagcaaatctagctgcaaacagctttaatagaaaatgattatttcttcctgtgatgcgacagcagccatgttgtttgtaaacattacacacaggcaagcttatctgcatcttgagcactcagtctgtgaaaaaaacctaacccccccctcctcctcccctctgcctctgaaatctctggctagtaatacccccccccccccctcctgcccagactgagctcccatgagctcttgctactgtctgaaagtgccttggctctctgaaaacctgtgggcgaggcttgtttagtttataggaaattaggagtattaaaacaaaaacaaaaaagtatttggcttgaggaatgccctataaacaataggaaaggaacacaattatgcaatgagtaaaatttcATCTCGAATCCACTTTACATATACTTGACCTGAGCACAGAGGAATCTTCatcctggatccacatacctcttctCGGTCTCTGTAAAcacatttcaaaaactataactttTGGCTAAAGTAACGGGCAGGCTTGCTGCGATGTTCCTTCCAATCACTTCCCCATTTTCTCCCCTTAGGAGGGATTGGGAGGGTGATGGGTGGATTTGCAGCAAGCCTGCCTTTTCCTGTCTTAAATGTTACTCTAGCCGATAGTCCTATTTTCAAAACGTGATTACAGAGGCCAGCTCCAGGGGTTCCCGGTCCTGCTCGCCGGCACATCCGACCTtgccaggacggctgccacgggctgggggAAGCACCTGGTAAGTGGAtctcctttttttggggggggggggcttggatgtatccttaaagagactctgaagcgagaataaatctcgcttcagagctcatagttagcaggggcacgtgtccccctgctaaaccgctgcataCGCtcctctaaacgggggtccctttacccccaaaccccccactgcgacacttggtcgctcctggaggcagggctaactgctgcagccctgcctccattcgcgtctatcagccgcgcatcgccgcctctcccccgctcctctgtcaaggaagactgagaggggcgggggagaggcggagatacgcgctgacagacgcgcgtggggcagggctgcggcggttagccctgccccaaccaggaagcgctcccccgcattacggaggggatttgggggatcagggacccccgttaagccgcgggatagcggcggtttagcaggggcacacgtgcccctgctatatatgaggtctgaagcgagatttattctcgcttcagactctctttaactctaCAGCCAAGCACCTGTACTACAGCTCTACCTAGTgtgtctctcccccctcccctgtagatTGTAAACTCCCCCCCAGGTGTGTCCTTCTAGATGTTGCTACCCCAGCTATAGCACCCTTCCCATGGACGAACTGGCACTTGAGTTGCTGGGTCTCTgttaaatcacatgatcatgcatcttataccgttttcatgtataactttgtgctatgttgtataaccgtgtgCTACCTCTGTCTCTCCccatgtttacattgtatgtaaaaacatacagataagttaattggctccccctaaaaattggccctagactacagtacttacactacataatatagagacatggcaatggtagggattagattgtgagctgtttgagggacagatagtgacaatataaataaataaatgtatgtatgtatgtatgtatgtatgtatgtatgtatgtatgtatgtatgtatgtatgtatgtatgtatgtatgtatgtatgtatgtatgtatgtatgtatgtatgtatgtatgtatgtatgtatgtatgtatgtatgtatgtatgtatgtatgtatgtatgtatgtatgtatgtatgtatgtatgtatgtgtgttacggccagaacccgtagtgtggccacttcgcgttctggccagccaatgtgcgaagtggctgcagcacagtggctaatgttagaaatgtaatgtttacgccgtctctttgcggccaaattgatgacaacttgcataatttaatgaaatatagccggcggcaatgtaatagatgcagccaccggctttcgcactgcctcctctcctcccccgaccccccccccccccccgcctctctcctctccccacctcccatacaataagtagcagccggggacatgcagccggagtgtcgttcgtcgcagcagagcggggaggctgcagacatcgcttctgccagcacccgctctgcaggaacggcaggattcccctgccgcgacgaacgactctcgggttcatctattacattgccgccggctatatttcattaaattaagcaaggttgtcataaatttggccgcagcgagacggcgtaacattccatttctcacattggccgctgcgctgcggcctcttcgcacattggccggccagaacccgaagtggccacacttccggttctggccgtaacatatatactgtacagcgctgcgtaatatgtcggcgctatataaataataataatatccctaTATATAGTccagcgctgcgcaatatgttggctctttataaatacactaaataataatgaagGTAGCTTTGCTGGTCAGGTGTTCTTTTATTATCACTCATTATATCTGTACATGCATCTAAGTCTACAGTACAGATTTTTTTGTCAATCTTGAACCGACCGATCACTTTGACTCTGCCGGTAAATTGTTTCAGCAATATGTCTCATCATTTCACTTTTTACTGATTTTGGGCAGTGTTTCAATGACAAATGTATTTTTCTGTAAGCATTGACGTGAATGAGGCTGCTGATGCATGCTTGTGTCTGTGCTGCAGGGGCAACACACCAGAGACCAGAGGCACGGCATACGTCGTCTATGAAGACATCTTCGATGCAAAGAATGCCTGCGATCACCTGTCAGGCTTCAATGTGTGTAACCGATACCTGGTCGTCCTGTACTACAACGCCAACAGGGTAAGTCATACAGTGTCCTGTCTTCAGGAAGTGATTATCTCCCTTCATATTGGTGAATACCACATTCAGGCACAAGTTTTGTTTTATGCAATAGAATATTATAAaactaataaacaaaaaaagggcATACATACTGCACTGGTTCAGAGACCTGTCTTCCTTGGCAACATTCATCCGCCTTTTCCCTCTACTAGTCAGTGTGATACAATCCCTTCCTTTCGTTGGACTGACAGCTGTGATAGGCTGTTAGTAGGCAGGTTTGGCTTTCCTGGCAGTGCAGTCACTCCTCCCCCTTGCATACCCATGTGTTTCAGAGTAGGATTGAGCAGGCACCTGGTGGTCACTGAGGCATGAGGATCTATGATGCAACAGGCATCTTATTTCATTTTGGAAATGTTGTCAGAaccgacaagattagccacatgcttgtttctgttgttagtcagatactactgcagccaaatagatcagcagggctgccaggcaactggtattgtttaaccctcctggcggtttgcaaaaaaatcgccagggggcagcaaatctttttttttaaatttttttttttttttttcatgtagcgagacaaagtctcgctacatgatagccgctgctcagcggcatccccccagcccctccgatcgccgccggcgatcggagatccggagatcccgttcaaagaacgggatctcctggagggcttcccccgtcgccatggcgacgggcgggatgacgtcaccgacgtcatcgacgtcgtgacgtcagaggggactccgatctgccccatagcgctgcctggcactgattggccaggcagcgcacggggtctgggggggggggggcggccgcggcgagaggaattgcggcggatcggcgggtagcggcggcgatcgggcactgcacgcagctagcaaagtgctagctgcgtgcagcaaaaaaaaaattatgcaaatcggcccagcggggcctgagcggtgccttccggcggcatagcccgaactcagttcgggcttaccgccaggaaggttaataggaAATATTCTctctacagttgttctttaagtggCTGGGAGGAGGATTGGTGGTTGTTCAGAGATTTGTGTTGCATTAGGAAAGATTATTTATTTCTCAGTCCAATTTCTGCTGAAATTTGTGTAGGGTGAAGGGGTTTCTGCTCCCCAATTGAGTTCTGGTCAGGAAGTAATCAGTGGTTTGCTGGACTGGGCCACTATTGACATGGGTAGCGGTTTACACTTGCATAGTCACTCCGCAAGTGTCTTGCATGGTCATGTTGTACTCCTGCCAATCAGATTTATCACAAAAGGTAGGACTGTTGCTCAAAGGGATCAGGTACTACATTCCTCAGGTTACAGTGCAAAGCAGAGGCTGCACAGATGTCTTGCTAGACTTCAAGCTAGTCATGTGTTTAATTGCTTTGCAGTGGGGAAATAGGGCTTGGGCCCGGTTCATATTAGCTCTTAGCATCGGATCTGGCCGCATGGTTCCGGTTTTCGTTCCGCTGTGCTGCAGGACCTAATTTCCCAGACTGCTTTGCTCAGCTGAATGGAAATAGAAGGTTTTGTAGCACAATAGGAACCTATGGAAAACtaacagtttacagcacactggctgtaaaaacggacAGTTTTCCAGGATCCAGATGGGCAGATCTGTACAGCCCGATCCAGGATAAAACacagatgtgaactgggcctaacagAGCAGAGTGCAGACAGAGTGTATAGAGGAGGTAGGCTGAGAAGGGAGAACAATGACCTCGGCTGAGCATCACATAGATTGCTGGCAATGGTACCAAGGGAGGTCACGGGCTGCTTTACACCGGCTAGTTTCTCAGTAGATGCGGCCCGACCATCTGCCTTGGGAGAGAACAGTCTTGCATACGTACTAAGCTTTAgtggcttaaagtgacactgaagcaaaaaataatgaattgtatgtctaGTAGGGGAATTGTATGTCTAGTgggtaattaatagaacattagtaacaaataaagtcatttttattttccgttatttagctttttttttttttaaatatcgcaTCATCCTGTCATTGGCAATTACAAACCACTAACAGAGCAGAACTAATTACCCTTTgtactttgatgtataagtgcgtcagaaaatagcactgtctaagctcttttgcatggataactgACGTTtcataactcttcctgtgctggaaatatGTGTGGTGTACAGCCCTTCTTCTTGTACTTGAAATAATGAGATTTAGTCTTGCATGGTGTACAACCTTTCTCCCTGTGATTATACATTACATGAGGCTACCCGATGCAGCAGATACTGACCCCAGCCTTGTGCTTTATTCCAGGCTTTCCAGAAGATGGACacaaagaagaaagaagagcAACTCAAACTTCTCAAAGAGAAATACGGCATCAACACAGATCCACCCAAATAATTCCCCCACACCTATTTTATGTTTTTGTATCATTTTGTTGGGTTCTAAAAATATTGGAAGAAGACACCACAAGGGCTTGAATGCTTGTTGGGGGGGACATGGACTTCATACTCTTCATGCAGCTGCCCTCGTGTCCTCCTCCAGTTTCCTTAGCAGCCCAGAAGTGTGAGGAATAGTCTGAGATGTATATTGCAAATCCTTGTTTTATCCTTAGCATGTAATGTGATGGAAGTTCTAGTTGGCTGGTATCCCTGGTGAACTCCCATCAGTAGAGTGCCAGACCTCGTCTCACCATCAGTCCTCTGTAGTGTAAAATAGTGTGATGAGATCAGTGAAAATGGGACCATTGCAAGACTAATGGAACTAGGAAAAAAATGTTaccttaaagcaagcctgaagttaactaaaaagttagatacctaagaagagggaaggttctggattccATAGAACCATCCCA
Proteins encoded in this region:
- the SF3B6 gene encoding splicing factor 3B subunit 6, which produces MAMQAAKRANIRLPPEVNRILYIRNLPYKITGEEMYDIFGKYGPIRQIRVGNTPETRGTAYVVYEDIFDAKNACDHLSGFNVCNRYLVVLYYNANRAFQKMDTKKKEEQLKLLKEKYGINTDPPK